Proteins from one Trichocoleus desertorum ATA4-8-CV12 genomic window:
- a CDS encoding NAD(P)H-quinone oxidoreductase subunit 5 yields the protein MEPIYQYAWLIPVLPLLGAMIVGLGLISFSQTTAHLRRVSAIFIVSLIGAAMVLSFALLWSQLQGHETYTQMIDWAAAGNFQLAMGYTIDHLTSLMLVIVTTVAFLVMIYTDGYMAHDPGYVRFYAYLSLFSSSMLGLVISPNLVQVYIFWELVGMCSYLLIGFWFDRKAAADACQKAFVTNRVGDFGLLLGILGLFWATNSFEFDVIGDRLQELTASGSLSAGLAALFAVLVFLGPVAKSAQFPLHVWLPDAMEGPTPISALIHAATMVAAGVFLIARMFPVFEGIPLVMDVIAWTGAFTAFLGATIAITQNDIKKGLAYSTMSQLGYMVMAMGAGAYTAGLFHLMTHAYFKAMLFLGSGSVIHGMEGVVGHDPAYAQDMRMMGGLRKYMPITGLTFLIGTLAISGIPPFAGFWSKDEILGAAFAANPALWAVGWLTAGITAFYMFRMYFSTFEGPFRGTDSDIRQQIRIETLQARGLAFGPGAMNPQELTLGEAEDHEVDSGHDHEHSASPHESPFSMTLPLLVLAVPSMLIGLVGTPFNNYFEAFIHPPTEAAHEVMEAAEAFNLNEFLVLAGGSVGVSLIGITLASLMYLRHQIDPGAIAAKIPSLYQLSKNKWYFDEIYDAVFIQGSRRLARQVLEVDVRIVDGVVNLAGFVTLITGEGLKYLENGRAQFYALIVFGAVLGLVILSGIT from the coding sequence ATGGAACCGATATATCAGTATGCCTGGCTGATTCCAGTGCTACCACTGCTAGGCGCGATGATAGTGGGCCTAGGGCTAATCTCCTTTAGCCAAACTACAGCTCACCTACGACGAGTGAGTGCAATTTTCATCGTGTCGCTGATTGGAGCAGCAATGGTGCTCTCCTTTGCGTTGCTGTGGAGTCAGCTACAAGGACATGAAACTTATACCCAAATGATTGATTGGGCCGCAGCTGGTAATTTCCAGCTGGCGATGGGTTACACCATCGACCACTTAACGTCACTAATGCTGGTCATTGTGACAACGGTTGCCTTTTTAGTCATGATTTACACCGACGGCTACATGGCCCATGACCCAGGATATGTGCGCTTCTACGCCTACCTGAGTTTGTTCAGCTCCTCTATGTTGGGTCTGGTCATTAGCCCGAACTTAGTGCAGGTCTACATCTTCTGGGAACTGGTGGGGATGTGCTCCTACCTGCTCATTGGTTTCTGGTTTGACCGTAAGGCTGCCGCTGATGCTTGCCAAAAAGCCTTTGTCACGAACCGAGTTGGTGACTTTGGTTTGCTGTTGGGGATTTTAGGGCTATTTTGGGCTACCAATAGCTTTGAGTTCGATGTGATTGGCGATCGCCTGCAAGAACTCACCGCTTCTGGATCTTTGAGTGCAGGTCTCGCTGCCTTATTTGCGGTTTTAGTGTTCTTAGGCCCAGTTGCCAAATCGGCTCAATTCCCGCTGCATGTCTGGCTACCCGATGCTATGGAAGGCCCGACTCCCATTTCCGCCCTGATTCACGCGGCAACGATGGTGGCGGCTGGGGTTTTCCTGATTGCACGGATGTTTCCAGTGTTCGAAGGTATTCCCTTGGTCATGGATGTGATTGCCTGGACGGGAGCCTTTACAGCCTTTCTAGGCGCAACGATCGCGATCACCCAAAACGATATTAAAAAAGGCTTAGCCTACTCCACCATGTCCCAGTTGGGTTACATGGTGATGGCAATGGGGGCAGGTGCTTACACCGCAGGTCTCTTTCACCTGATGACACACGCCTACTTTAAGGCGATGTTGTTCTTGGGTTCTGGCTCGGTGATTCATGGCATGGAAGGTGTGGTAGGCCACGATCCAGCTTATGCCCAGGATATGCGGATGATGGGCGGTCTGCGAAAGTATATGCCAATCACGGGTTTAACTTTCCTGATCGGCACCTTGGCCATCTCTGGAATTCCACCTTTTGCGGGTTTCTGGTCTAAAGATGAGATTTTGGGAGCTGCCTTTGCGGCTAACCCTGCTTTGTGGGCTGTCGGCTGGCTAACTGCTGGGATCACTGCCTTCTACATGTTCCGCATGTACTTCTCTACCTTTGAAGGCCCATTTCGCGGTACAGATTCTGACATTCGCCAGCAGATCCGCATTGAAACGCTACAAGCTCGCGGTTTAGCGTTTGGCCCTGGCGCGATGAACCCTCAAGAGCTGACCTTAGGAGAAGCTGAGGATCATGAAGTGGATAGCGGGCACGATCATGAGCATAGTGCTTCTCCCCATGAGTCACCGTTCTCGATGACGCTACCGCTGTTGGTTTTGGCGGTGCCCTCCATGCTGATTGGCTTGGTCGGAACTCCCTTCAACAATTACTTTGAAGCGTTCATTCACCCACCCACAGAAGCGGCGCATGAGGTGATGGAGGCGGCGGAAGCTTTCAACTTAAATGAGTTTCTCGTATTGGCGGGCGGTTCCGTCGGTGTCTCCCTGATTGGGATCACGTTGGCCTCGCTGATGTATCTGCGACATCAAATCGACCCAGGCGCGATCGCGGCCAAAATTCCTTCCCTCTACCAACTCTCCAAAAACAAGTGGTACTTTGACGAAATCTACGACGCGGTCTTTATCCAAGGAAGTCGTCGTCTGGCTCGTCAAGTGTTAGAAGTAGACGTGCGGATTGTAGATGGAGTTGTGAACCTAGCTGGATTCGTTACCCTAATTACAGGCGAAGGTCTGAAATATTTAGAGAATGGTCGAGCGCAGTTCTACGCCTTGATTGTATTCGGGGCAGTGCTGGGCTTGGTAATTCTCTCTGGCATTACCTAA
- a CDS encoding thioredoxin has protein sequence MQLSVNERTFKQEVLESPTPVLVNFGAPWCGLCRMINPLLSRFQTEWGEQVKLVGVNADESLKLASTYRLTTLPTLLWIEGGKVLHRIDSFHGRDDLRIALEKIATSRTLSARKLPTSS, from the coding sequence ATGCAATTGTCTGTGAATGAGCGGACTTTTAAACAAGAGGTTTTAGAATCTCCAACTCCCGTTTTAGTAAATTTTGGGGCTCCCTGGTGTGGTCTCTGCCGCATGATTAATCCCTTGCTCAGCCGCTTCCAAACTGAGTGGGGTGAGCAAGTCAAGCTGGTGGGTGTAAATGCAGACGAAAGTCTAAAACTCGCTAGCACTTACCGACTCACCACCCTACCCACCTTGCTGTGGATTGAAGGCGGCAAAGTCCTCCATCGGATCGATAGTTTTCATGGACGGGATGATCTGCGAATTGCTTTAGAGAAAATTGCGACCAGTCGGACGCTTTCTGCTAGAAAACTGCCAACTTCTTCATAA
- the ndhD1 gene encoding photosynthetic/respiratory NAD(P)H-quinone oxidoreductase subunit D1 has product MTHFPWLSTSILFPIAAALLLPIIPDKDGRTVRWYALIVGLLDFALLVYAFYTQYDFSNPGLQLVESYSWVPQLDLKWSVGADGLSMPLILLTGFITTLATLAAWPVTLKPKLFYFLLLAMYGGQIAVFAVQDMLLFFLVWELELIPVYLLLAIWGGKKRLYAATKFILYTAGGSLFILVAALAMAFYGDTVTFDMRSLMDKNLPVNLQLWLYGAFLIAYAVKLPIFPLHTWLPDAHGEATAPVHMLLAGILLKMGGYALIRMNAEMLPDAHAYFAPILVVLGVVNIIYAALTSFAQRNLKRKIAYSSISHMGFVLIGIGSFTELGMSGAVLQMVSHGLIGASLFFLVGATYDRTHTLILDEMGGVGQQMPKIFSMFTACSLASLALPGMSGFVAELMVFVGFSTSDAYSSTFKVIIVFLAAIGVILTPIYLLSMLREIFFGPENKELTSHEALIDAEPREVFIVACLLIPIIGIGFYPKLLTQVYDSKTAQLTARLRDSVFTVAQRPQSTTASTLPSFLPLGIKAQSLQAPTIGDR; this is encoded by the coding sequence TTGACACATTTTCCTTGGCTCAGTACGAGCATTTTGTTTCCGATCGCGGCAGCTTTGCTCTTGCCCATCATTCCAGATAAGGATGGTCGCACTGTCCGCTGGTATGCCCTAATTGTGGGCCTGCTCGATTTTGCTCTGCTCGTTTACGCTTTTTATACGCAATACGACTTCTCCAACCCAGGCTTACAACTGGTGGAGAGTTATTCTTGGGTGCCACAGCTTGACCTGAAATGGTCTGTGGGGGCTGATGGCCTCTCCATGCCACTGATTTTGCTGACAGGCTTTATTACCACACTGGCAACTTTAGCGGCTTGGCCTGTCACCCTAAAGCCAAAACTGTTTTACTTCCTGCTGCTAGCCATGTACGGCGGTCAGATCGCGGTGTTTGCCGTGCAGGATATGCTGCTGTTCTTCCTGGTGTGGGAGCTGGAGCTGATCCCGGTTTACTTGCTGCTAGCAATTTGGGGTGGGAAAAAGCGCCTCTATGCCGCGACCAAGTTTATCCTTTACACCGCTGGGGGATCGCTGTTCATTTTGGTGGCAGCCTTGGCGATGGCCTTCTACGGCGATACGGTCACGTTTGACATGCGATCGCTGATGGATAAGAACTTGCCGGTCAACTTGCAATTGTGGCTATATGGAGCATTCTTAATTGCTTATGCGGTGAAGCTGCCGATCTTCCCACTGCATACTTGGCTACCGGATGCCCACGGAGAGGCGACAGCTCCAGTCCACATGTTGCTGGCGGGGATTCTGCTGAAGATGGGCGGTTATGCCTTGATTCGGATGAATGCCGAAATGCTGCCCGATGCTCACGCCTATTTCGCCCCGATTTTGGTGGTGTTAGGGGTAGTGAACATTATTTACGCGGCCCTGACCTCGTTTGCTCAACGTAACCTAAAGCGGAAAATTGCCTACTCTTCGATTTCCCACATGGGCTTTGTGCTGATCGGGATCGGTTCCTTCACAGAGCTGGGCATGAGTGGAGCCGTACTTCAAATGGTTTCCCACGGTCTAATTGGAGCCAGCTTGTTCTTTCTCGTAGGAGCCACCTACGATCGCACCCATACGCTGATTTTGGATGAGATGGGTGGGGTAGGCCAACAAATGCCTAAGATCTTCTCGATGTTTACTGCTTGCTCGCTGGCTTCCTTGGCGCTACCAGGGATGAGTGGGTTTGTGGCTGAGTTGATGGTGTTTGTCGGCTTCTCTACCAGTGATGCTTACAGCTCTACCTTTAAGGTGATCATTGTCTTCCTGGCGGCGATCGGCGTAATTCTGACTCCGATTTACTTGCTCTCAATGCTCCGAGAGATCTTCTTTGGGCCAGAAAATAAAGAGCTTACTTCTCACGAAGCGTTGATTGACGCTGAACCCCGTGAAGTCTTCATCGTGGCTTGCTTGCTCATCCCCATCATTGGGATTGGGTTCTACCCCAAGCTGTTGACGCAGGTTTACGACTCCAAGACCGCTCAGCTCACGGCTCGCCTGCGTGATTCTGTGTTTACGGTGGCTCAAAGGCCGCAATCAACGACAGCTTCAACGCTCCCTTCTTTCTTACCGTTGGGGATCAAAGCGCAATCGCTGCAAGCTCCGACGATTGGCGATCGCTAA
- a CDS encoding tetratricopeptide repeat protein, producing the protein MEPRGLPDPQIQNQDAYDDLVVVIEASEGVLSLLIAVCDDSDLRDEIVGRYEAELEAEMRCYRVQLDREEPSLKRAIAQTVESDEYLQNRGNAVFTVLGAEQLFFLKLGQDRSQQEIFFGYLQWTREGLREFPYPIVLWVTNQLLKKLSKKAPDFWSWRKGVFRFASRKTAMVPKTEMAPLRSTLTELGIADLDEEALLPLEDLQALIQQTEQGTKDPLLANLYFSMGLIYTRRLEQGEVPDYQAEQLSAIKYFGKAAELQQRLGLEADFGTSLTWLGYLYRSQGRYGEAEPLYVQALELRKRLLGEEHPAVVGSLNNLALLYYSQGRYEEAELLLLQALELNQQLLEEEHPDMATSLNNLASLYNSQGRYEEAEPLYVQALELRKRLLGEEHPAVATSLNNLALLYYLQGHYGQAEPLFLQALELSKRLLGEEHPDVAQSLNNLGLLYNSQGRYEEAEPLLVQALELSKRLLGEEHPDVATSLNNLGLLYKYQRRYEEAEPLLVQALELSKRLLGEEHPTVATSLNNLGLLYNSQERYGEAELLLVQALELSKRLLGEEHPDVATGLNNLGLLYKYQRRYEEAEPLYVQALELSKHILGEEHPDVAQSLNNLAGLYDVQGRYEESETLYRKALAIAEQCLGENHPNTVTIRENLEILREAIASQQ; encoded by the coding sequence ATGGAACCTAGAGGATTACCAGATCCACAAATACAAAATCAGGATGCTTACGACGATTTAGTGGTCGTGATCGAAGCGAGTGAAGGTGTCCTGAGTCTCTTGATTGCGGTTTGCGATGACAGCGATTTGCGAGATGAGATTGTGGGGCGATATGAAGCAGAGCTAGAAGCCGAGATGCGCTGCTACCGCGTCCAACTCGATCGCGAAGAACCCAGCCTGAAACGAGCGATCGCCCAAACGGTTGAATCCGATGAATATCTTCAAAACCGAGGCAATGCAGTCTTTACAGTCTTGGGAGCTGAGCAGCTTTTTTTCTTGAAATTGGGGCAGGATCGATCGCAGCAGGAAATCTTCTTTGGTTATTTGCAATGGACTAGAGAAGGGTTGCGGGAGTTTCCCTATCCGATTGTGCTGTGGGTGACTAACCAACTTCTTAAGAAGTTGAGCAAAAAAGCACCTGATTTTTGGAGCTGGCGGAAAGGAGTGTTTCGGTTTGCATCTCGCAAAACAGCAATGGTGCCTAAGACAGAGATGGCTCCGCTACGCTCGACCCTGACCGAGTTAGGCATTGCTGACTTGGATGAGGAAGCTTTGTTGCCCTTAGAAGATTTACAAGCGCTGATTCAGCAAACAGAGCAAGGTACGAAAGATCCGCTTTTAGCTAACCTTTATTTTAGTATGGGTTTAATTTATACCCGCAGGTTAGAACAGGGTGAGGTTCCGGATTACCAGGCAGAGCAATTGTCTGCGATTAAATATTTTGGTAAAGCTGCTGAATTACAACAGAGGCTGGGTTTAGAGGCAGACTTCGGCACTAGCCTAACTTGGTTGGGATATCTATACAGGTCGCAAGGGCGTTACGGGGAAGCAGAACCTCTGTATGTGCAAGCATTAGAGTTGAGAAAACGCCTATTAGGAGAGGAACACCCTGCTGTAGTAGGAAGCCTCAACAATTTGGCATTACTTTACTATTCGCAAGGGCGCTACGAGGAAGCGGAACTGCTGTTGTTGCAAGCATTGGAGCTGAACCAGCAGCTCTTAGAAGAGGAGCATCCCGATATGGCAACCAGCCTCAACAATCTGGCATCCCTCTACAATTCCCAAGGGCGTTACGAGGAAGCAGAACCTCTGTATGTGCAAGCATTGGAGTTGAGAAAACGCCTGTTAGGAGAGGAACACCCTGCTGTAGCAACTAGCCTCAACAATTTGGCATTACTTTACTATTTGCAAGGGCACTATGGGCAGGCAGAACCACTGTTTTTGCAAGCGTTAGAGTTGAGCAAACGCCTATTAGGAGAGGAGCATCCCGATGTAGCACAAAGTCTCAATAACTTGGGGCTGCTTTACAATTCCCAAGGGCGTTACGAAGAAGCAGAGCCGTTGCTTGTGCAAGCATTGGAGTTGAGTAAGCGCCTGCTAGGAGAGGAGCATCCTGATGTAGCAACTAGCCTCAACAATTTGGGGCTGCTCTATAAATATCAGAGACGCTACGAAGAAGCAGAGCCGTTGCTTGTGCAAGCATTGGAGTTGAGTAAGCGCCTATTAGGAGAGGAACATCCTACTGTAGCAACCAGCCTCAACAATTTAGGGCTACTCTACAATTCCCAAGAGCGCTACGGAGAAGCAGAACTGTTGCTCGTGCAAGCATTAGAGTTAAGCAAACGCCTATTAGGAGAGGAGCATCCTGATGTGGCAACTGGCCTCAACAATTTGGGGCTGCTCTATAAATATCAGAGACGCTACGAAGAAGCAGAGCCATTGTATGTCCAAGCATTAGAGTTGAGCAAACACATATTAGGAGAGGAGCATCCTGATGTGGCGCAAAGTCTGAATAATCTAGCAGGACTCTATGATGTTCAAGGGCGCTATGAAGAGTCAGAAACACTGTATAGGAAAGCTTTAGCGATCGCAGAGCAATGCTTAGGAGAAAATCATCCGAATACCGTTACCATCCGTGAGAATTTAGAGATTTTGCGAGAGGCGATCGCTTCTCAACAATAA
- a CDS encoding helix-turn-helix transcriptional regulator has translation MTEERATEQESPLKQRREELRLTQRDVAVAIDVSVQTVSNWETGRYKEAKLTLPQVKALCRLLNWTVEDLPNDLGPSLIQN, from the coding sequence ATGACGGAAGAACGAGCAACTGAGCAAGAATCTCCTTTGAAGCAGCGTCGAGAAGAACTGCGCCTGACGCAGAGAGATGTTGCAGTTGCGATCGATGTCTCGGTACAGACGGTGAGTAACTGGGAAACGGGACGCTACAAAGAAGCTAAACTCACCCTGCCGCAAGTGAAAGCCCTTTGTCGATTATTAAATTGGACAGTTGAAGATTTACCTAATGATCTCGGCCCATCGCTGATTCAGAATTAA
- a CDS encoding ATP-binding protein: MADELLKAFQEAYRNLELSPLNDQKDLERFRVDYGNDVIAELEQLVEDSPNADGKIIFTGHRGCGKSTLLAEFTRRFDDRYFVVLFSIADTIEMSDVNHTNILFAIAVNLMTEAEKQQIPIPKSTRNEFYKWFATRTKTETQTVGAEVSGGLELLKIISSKLKVDATVRHEIKQEFERRISDLVAQINIIAASIQAVAKKDVLVIIDDLDKLELSRVNDIYRDNIKALCLPGFRIIYTIPIPVLRDKFLRPLLETETNDQVVVMSVVKLFEKGKSRQPDAQPRPEAYEVLCEILKKRISDQLLEHHTAEKIVLSSGGVLRELIRIANECCRICLRLIRRQPDQPVVIDDEILDQAVNGIRNDFAVPLGKVDYEILRKTYESFMPDDPKQAEFLDLLHGLYVLEYRNRQNWYDVHPIVVDLLRDQGLVNGT, translated from the coding sequence ATGGCTGACGAGCTACTTAAAGCATTTCAAGAAGCTTACAGAAATTTAGAGTTGTCACCGCTCAATGATCAGAAAGACCTTGAGAGGTTTAGGGTGGATTATGGCAACGACGTGATTGCGGAACTAGAGCAACTCGTCGAAGACAGCCCGAATGCAGATGGCAAGATCATTTTCACTGGGCATCGGGGTTGCGGTAAATCTACTCTACTCGCTGAATTTACCCGACGCTTTGATGATCGGTATTTCGTGGTGCTGTTCTCGATCGCAGACACGATTGAGATGTCGGATGTGAATCACACCAACATTTTGTTTGCGATCGCCGTCAATCTGATGACTGAGGCTGAGAAGCAACAGATTCCGATTCCTAAATCTACTAGAAATGAGTTTTATAAGTGGTTTGCCACACGCACAAAAACCGAGACTCAAACTGTGGGAGCTGAGGTTTCGGGTGGACTGGAACTATTAAAAATTATTAGCAGCAAGTTAAAAGTTGATGCCACTGTACGGCACGAAATCAAACAAGAGTTTGAACGTAGAATTTCAGATTTAGTTGCTCAGATTAATATTATTGCTGCCTCAATTCAGGCTGTAGCCAAAAAAGATGTTCTAGTTATTATTGATGATTTGGATAAGTTAGAGTTGTCTAGAGTTAATGATATTTATCGCGATAATATCAAGGCACTTTGTTTACCTGGATTCCGAATTATTTATACGATTCCAATTCCAGTTTTGCGTGATAAGTTTCTTAGACCTCTACTAGAGACGGAAACTAATGACCAAGTTGTCGTGATGTCGGTGGTGAAGCTGTTTGAGAAAGGAAAAAGTCGCCAACCTGACGCTCAACCACGCCCCGAAGCCTATGAAGTGCTTTGCGAGATCTTGAAAAAACGGATTTCAGATCAGCTTTTGGAGCACCATACCGCAGAGAAAATTGTACTAAGTAGTGGCGGTGTATTGCGAGAGTTAATTCGGATTGCTAATGAGTGCTGCCGCATTTGTTTACGCTTAATTCGACGCCAGCCTGATCAGCCCGTTGTGATTGATGATGAGATTTTAGATCAGGCTGTGAATGGGATTCGTAATGATTTTGCGGTTCCTCTAGGAAAAGTTGATTACGAGATTTTGCGAAAAACCTATGAAAGCTTCATGCCCGATGACCCAAAACAGGCAGAATTTCTAGACTTATTACATGGGCTGTATGTGTTGGAGTATCGCAATCGGCAAAACTGGTATGACGTGCATCCAATTGTGGTGGATTTGCTGAGAGATCAGGGCTTAGTCAATGGAACCTAG
- a CDS encoding Uma2 family endonuclease, whose amino-acid sequence MAVQLLRRQFTVAQYHQMVEAGILTEDDRVELLEGEIIEMSPIGRRHAACVNRLVRLFSERLGVSEAIRRNRVIVAVQNPVELSDRSEPQPDVALLQPRPDFYEAGHPQPQDILLLVEVADTTVEFDREIKMPLYAKSGVREVWLVDLNQNAIAVYREPSLSGYAQMQQLQRGQVLTVQAIADVSLAVDEVLG is encoded by the coding sequence ATGGCGGTTCAGTTACTCCGGCGACAATTTACGGTGGCGCAGTATCACCAAATGGTTGAGGCAGGCATTCTGACTGAGGATGACCGAGTGGAGTTGCTTGAGGGAGAAATTATCGAGATGTCACCGATCGGTCGTCGTCATGCCGCTTGTGTGAATCGTTTAGTCCGTCTGTTTTCTGAGCGGCTAGGCGTTAGCGAAGCTATCCGAAGGAATCGCGTGATTGTTGCAGTCCAGAATCCAGTGGAGTTAAGCGATCGCTCGGAACCTCAACCGGATGTGGCGTTACTACAACCACGTCCAGATTTTTACGAAGCAGGTCATCCCCAACCGCAAGATATTTTGTTGCTGGTAGAAGTGGCGGATACGACGGTTGAGTTTGATCGGGAGATTAAGATGCCGCTGTATGCCAAGAGCGGGGTGCGGGAAGTGTGGCTGGTGGATTTGAACCAGAATGCGATCGCGGTTTACCGAGAACCGAGTTTGAGTGGTTACGCTCAAATGCAGCAGTTGCAGCGAGGGCAAGTGTTAACGGTGCAGGCGATCGCAGATGTTAGTTTGGCTGTGGATGAAGTGCTGGGATAA